The Pseudomonadota bacterium genome includes a window with the following:
- a CDS encoding EAL domain-containing protein, producing MRRLFALLVTIVCLLAAPAAALEAINVPLESDALDLTRAVDRFVDVGDRIQVSTAPGPDGIVRRIEVRSREDGSAGNWVVFALSNTSNEQVDRLLVAPHFRLADSRIIWPDLGASRLVTISPSQGLAPQRLESQEADVFRVTLDPGAVVTYVAEMRTGGLPQLILWEEAAYRDSVNATTLYKGIVLGIAGLLALFLSILFIVKRSLMFPAVAAVAWAALAYLAIEFGFWNQIFDLQPGQEQTSRAIAEVSLAATLVFLVYTYLGLGTIHSAFFKVGLAATALFVCLIVVAFYEPQIAAGIARLGLGVIGLGGLIVILPMAVHRFDRAVHLIPSWMVFLSWLLAAWLAVTGQIVNDFVAPALAGGLVLIVLLLGFTVMQHAFAGGSLSEGLVSDSERKLLALGGSGDLIWDWDLARDRVYSSPATEDLLGLKRGSLAGPFLDWLSAIHPGERDHFRHVVEAVVENARGRIDQTLRMRTEDGHFRWFRLRARPVVGEGDKVFRLIGTMLDVTDMKTTQERLLRDAVHDSLTGLPNRELFVDRVNLAMQRARMEKVAKPTVIIVNIDHFAQHNAAVGVSTADSILTMVARRIDKFIKPHDSLSRIGADQFGILLLSEQEPTAIARFTEQVRRAIQAPVVLGDQEVNLTASIGLATFDPAVDDAEDVLKSAEIAMAHAKRLGGDRCEAFRHSLREHGRSLVAVEADLRRALEQDQLSVYYQPIVRLSDGKLAGFEALLRWDHPRHGRMAPAEFVPIAERSGLIIPVGLFVLERAARDLNYWMRIDPNAVELFTSINISSRQLLRHDLLNDLRAILARADLPGSAIKLELTESLVMENPEYAKQVLARCRELGIGLSLDDFGTGYSSLSYLQRFPFDTIKIDQSFVKAMTPGEPAVVLSAIVALGHDLEMDIVAEGIEEQDIAEELAKLGCEFGQGFLYGHPIPASGVPAFMTRFETERAARERAAAAAAAAAAAAVKSEEEAKQRALARAEAERRAKATQSQQTNAAAQPAQTTNAAGRSPVAVSTAAQKSSTTSTPISAAPAKPAVAPANGAALAARPTLIKPAPHSDRGESRAGTALRQLVPVQTTSPSGATASAAAPRPPTRSGDPVTTAKPQLSAAVSQSARNAVTTPNGAGQPTTPTPTTTPNSSANGQPKPAAAPGSVEPAKLPVTEAVVPLEPKPKAAGSAN from the coding sequence TTGCGCCGACTGTTCGCCTTACTGGTGACCATCGTTTGCTTGCTGGCCGCGCCAGCCGCTGCGCTTGAGGCGATCAATGTCCCTCTGGAGTCCGACGCTCTCGACCTAACCCGTGCCGTTGATCGCTTCGTCGATGTTGGCGATCGCATTCAGGTTTCCACCGCGCCCGGCCCCGACGGGATCGTACGCCGGATCGAAGTCCGATCGCGTGAGGACGGTAGCGCAGGGAACTGGGTGGTCTTTGCACTCTCCAATACATCCAATGAACAGGTCGATCGGTTGCTTGTAGCGCCACACTTTCGGCTCGCTGACAGTCGTATCATCTGGCCAGACCTGGGCGCCTCACGTCTGGTGACGATTTCGCCTAGCCAGGGACTTGCGCCCCAACGGCTGGAAAGCCAGGAAGCTGACGTTTTCCGGGTCACGCTCGATCCAGGCGCTGTGGTCACCTACGTTGCGGAAATGCGTACCGGAGGGCTGCCTCAGCTGATCCTTTGGGAGGAGGCAGCTTACCGCGATAGCGTGAATGCCACGACCTTGTACAAAGGGATTGTGCTTGGAATCGCTGGCCTTTTGGCGCTGTTTTTATCGATACTATTTATCGTCAAACGCTCTTTGATGTTCCCCGCCGTCGCTGCCGTGGCTTGGGCTGCACTGGCCTACCTCGCCATTGAGTTTGGCTTCTGGAACCAGATATTTGATCTGCAACCAGGCCAGGAACAGACATCGCGCGCAATCGCTGAAGTCTCGTTAGCGGCAACCCTTGTTTTTCTGGTTTACACCTATCTCGGCCTTGGCACGATCCACAGTGCCTTCTTCAAGGTAGGATTGGCCGCAACAGCCCTGTTCGTCTGCCTGATCGTTGTAGCGTTTTATGAGCCGCAGATCGCGGCCGGCATCGCCCGGCTTGGCTTGGGCGTGATCGGTTTGGGCGGGCTGATCGTGATCCTTCCCATGGCGGTCCACCGGTTTGATCGCGCTGTTCATTTGATCCCAAGCTGGATGGTCTTCCTATCCTGGTTGCTAGCTGCTTGGCTGGCCGTCACCGGTCAAATCGTCAACGATTTTGTTGCGCCGGCATTGGCCGGTGGGCTTGTATTGATCGTCCTGCTTTTGGGCTTCACGGTCATGCAGCACGCCTTTGCTGGCGGGTCTCTGTCCGAAGGCCTTGTATCGGATAGCGAACGCAAGTTGCTTGCGTTGGGGGGCTCGGGGGACCTGATCTGGGATTGGGATCTTGCGCGCGATCGGGTGTATTCCTCGCCCGCAACCGAAGACCTTCTCGGTCTTAAACGAGGTTCGCTCGCAGGTCCTTTCCTCGATTGGCTCAGCGCTATTCATCCCGGCGAGCGCGACCATTTCCGTCACGTTGTCGAGGCGGTCGTTGAAAATGCCCGCGGGCGCATTGACCAGACCTTGCGGATGCGCACCGAGGACGGTCACTTTCGCTGGTTCCGCTTGCGGGCCCGACCGGTGGTGGGTGAGGGCGACAAGGTCTTCCGGCTAATCGGCACAATGCTCGATGTCACCGACATGAAGACGACCCAGGAAAGGCTGTTGCGTGATGCGGTTCATGATAGTCTGACCGGGCTTCCGAACCGCGAACTTTTTGTCGATCGCGTCAACTTGGCGATGCAGCGCGCGCGTATGGAAAAGGTAGCCAAGCCCACCGTGATCATCGTCAATATCGATCACTTCGCCCAACATAATGCCGCCGTGGGGGTCAGCACCGCCGATTCCATTTTAACGATGGTTGCCCGACGGATCGATAAGTTCATCAAGCCGCACGATAGCTTATCGCGCATTGGTGCGGATCAGTTCGGTATCCTGCTGTTGTCGGAACAGGAGCCGACGGCAATCGCAAGGTTCACCGAGCAAGTCCGCCGCGCAATCCAAGCGCCGGTCGTTTTGGGCGACCAAGAGGTCAACCTCACAGCATCCATCGGTTTGGCTACTTTTGATCCTGCCGTTGATGACGCCGAAGACGTGCTAAAGTCTGCGGAAATCGCGATGGCGCATGCCAAGCGCCTCGGTGGCGATCGGTGCGAGGCGTTTCGTCATTCTCTGCGTGAGCATGGGCGCAGCCTTGTGGCTGTCGAAGCCGATCTGCGGCGAGCCCTGGAGCAAGATCAGCTGTCGGTGTACTACCAACCGATTGTCCGGTTGTCCGACGGAAAGCTGGCGGGTTTCGAAGCGCTGCTGCGATGGGACCATCCGCGTCATGGACGGATGGCGCCGGCTGAATTCGTGCCGATCGCCGAACGCTCGGGCTTGATCATTCCGGTCGGTCTGTTCGTCTTGGAGAGGGCGGCGCGCGATCTGAACTACTGGATGCGGATCGACCCCAACGCCGTCGAGCTTTTCACTTCAATCAATATCTCCTCACGGCAGCTTTTGCGGCACGATTTGCTCAATGATCTTCGGGCCATTCTGGCTCGCGCCGATCTGCCCGGCTCCGCGATCAAGCTCGAGTTGACCGAATCCCTGGTCATGGAAAATCCTGAATACGCCAAGCAAGTTTTGGCTCGTTGCCGCGAGTTGGGGATTGGTCTGTCGCTGGATGACTTCGGTACGGGCTACTCGTCGCTAAGCTATTTGCAGCGTTTCCCATTCGATACCATCAAAATTGACCAGAGCTTCGTCAAAGCGATGACGCCTGGTGAGCCCGCAGTTGTGCTAAGCGCGATTGTGGCGCTGGGCCACGATCTGGAAATGGACATTGTGGCCGAAGGCATTGAGGAGCAGGACATCGCTGAAGAGCTTGCTAAGCTTGGCTGCGAGTTTGGTCAGGGCTTTTTGTATGGGCATCCAATCCCAGCCTCAGGCGTTCCGGCCTTTATGACACGGTTTGAAACCGAACGTGCCGCCCGCGAACGAGCTGCTGCGGCCGCCGCCGCAGCTGCAGCAGCGGCAGTCAAAAGTGAAGAAGAGGCTAAACAGCGCGCCCTGGCGAGGGCAGAGGCCGAGAGGCGCGCCAAGGCGACCCAGAGCCAGCAGACCAATGCAGCCGCCCAACCAGCTCAAACGACCAACGCTGCAGGGCGATCACCTGTCGCTGTTAGTACGGCGGCACAAAAGTCCTCAACCACCTCCACACCGATCAGCGCTGCGCCCGCCAAGCCCGCCGTTGCGCCAGCGAATGGGGCCGCCCTAGCTGCGCGCCCGACCCTGATCAAGCCCGCGCCGCACTCTGATCGCGGGGAAAGCCGTGCGGGTACTGCATTACGGCAGCTGGTTCCGGTTCAAACCACATCACCGAGTGGTGCAACCGCATCGGCCGCTGCCCCGCGTCCGCCAACCCGCTCGGGCGATCCGGTAACTACTGCGAAGCCGCAATTGAGCGCGGCCGTATCACAGAGCGCACGAAACGCAGTGACAACGCCGAACGGCGCGGGTCAACCAACGACACCCACGCCCACGACCACGCCAAATTCATCGGCGAACGGTCAGCCAAAGCCCGCAGCAGCGCCCGGTTCTGTGGAACCTGCCAAGCTGCCTGTCACCGAAGCTGTTGTTCCGCTCGAGCCGAAACCAAAGGCTGCCGGCAGCGCGAATTAA
- a CDS encoding GNAT family protein, whose translation MRAPEETDFSEWAELRNQSKAFLQPFEPRWPLDELTRPSFRRRLRRYAQDSRDRTGYAFFVFGPDNRPLMGGLTVSNIRYGVSQSCALGYWMGAPYARLGYMSEVLPALFPFLFGELGLHRVEAACLPHNEPSRRLLEGAGFRSEGIARGYLKIDGRWQDHRLFAKIAGD comes from the coding sequence GTGCGTGCTCCCGAGGAGACCGACTTCTCGGAATGGGCGGAGTTACGCAATCAGTCGAAGGCCTTTCTGCAGCCCTTCGAACCGCGTTGGCCACTTGATGAGCTGACCAGACCTTCGTTTCGCCGCCGACTACGACGTTATGCACAGGACTCGCGCGATCGCACAGGTTACGCTTTCTTCGTTTTCGGGCCGGACAACCGCCCACTCATGGGTGGCCTGACGGTTTCCAATATTCGATACGGGGTCAGCCAATCGTGCGCACTCGGTTACTGGATGGGAGCGCCCTACGCCCGGCTGGGGTATATGAGCGAAGTTTTGCCAGCCCTGTTTCCGTTTCTGTTTGGCGAACTGGGCCTGCACCGTGTCGAGGCAGCCTGCCTGCCGCACAATGAGCCCTCCCGGCGCTTGCTTGAGGGCGCTGGCTTTCGGTCCGAGGGTATTGCGCGCGGATATCTGAAAATTGATGGGCGCTGGCAGGACCATCGTCTTTTCGCCAAGATTGCCGGCGATTGA
- a CDS encoding pitrilysin family protein, translated as MDTVSTLPSGLRLVTHHQPAAETISIGLFIDAGTRDERAGEEGLAHFLEHMAFKGTHRRSAFQTVAEIEALGGDINAETSHETTTYSVRMLADDWRTGLDVLLDIATAPRFDASDIALEKDVVCQEIAGSLDVPDDRVGDGIGMAAFAGQALGQPILGDDETVSALTADRLSGFRARRYASAVSIVSVAGPIEHAEIERALVGAAPSFPAHGVEPRAAAHFTTGRFVEARDSFDTHLALAWEAPAYAAEDAIAHALAIQILGGGMTSRLFQAVREEAGLAYTIDAYPLIYADCGLGVVQTATGAHQVGEVKQRIVDEIRRLADDMSEHELQNAKRQFRASLAMSAESLSGLAARNARQLSVLGALRSRATLEEMIENASLSRVRDCWTRVASDMRLAHSAVGPSQALDLWLD; from the coding sequence GTGGATACCGTCAGCACCCTTCCGTCAGGTTTGCGCCTGGTAACGCACCATCAGCCGGCTGCGGAGACGATATCCATCGGTCTGTTCATCGATGCCGGTACGCGCGACGAGCGCGCGGGCGAGGAAGGCCTTGCCCATTTTCTTGAACATATGGCGTTCAAGGGAACCCATCGGCGCAGCGCGTTTCAAACCGTTGCCGAGATCGAAGCATTGGGTGGAGACATCAATGCCGAGACCAGCCATGAAACCACGACATATTCCGTCCGCATGCTCGCTGACGATTGGCGCACGGGGCTGGATGTTCTGCTCGATATCGCCACTGCACCGCGTTTCGATGCCAGCGATATCGCGCTTGAAAAGGATGTTGTCTGCCAGGAAATCGCGGGAAGCCTCGATGTGCCCGACGACCGGGTTGGCGACGGTATCGGCATGGCGGCATTCGCCGGTCAGGCGCTGGGACAGCCGATATTGGGAGATGATGAAACGGTTTCTGCTCTCACTGCTGATCGCTTGAGCGGCTTTCGGGCACGACGGTATGCTTCGGCTGTTTCCATTGTGTCCGTGGCAGGTCCAATCGAGCATGCTGAGATTGAGCGGGCGCTGGTTGGTGCAGCTCCCTCGTTTCCAGCACATGGCGTTGAGCCGCGCGCGGCAGCGCATTTCACCACGGGTCGGTTCGTTGAAGCCCGTGACAGTTTCGACACACATCTGGCCCTCGCATGGGAAGCGCCGGCCTACGCTGCTGAGGATGCCATTGCCCACGCCCTGGCCATCCAGATTCTGGGTGGCGGCATGACGTCGCGCCTGTTCCAAGCGGTGCGGGAGGAAGCTGGTCTTGCATACACAATCGACGCCTACCCGCTCATCTATGCGGATTGCGGCTTGGGCGTTGTACAGACCGCCACTGGCGCGCATCAAGTTGGGGAAGTCAAACAGCGGATTGTCGACGAGATCAGAAGGCTGGCGGATGACATGAGTGAGCACGAGCTGCAGAACGCAAAGCGTCAGTTTCGCGCATCGCTCGCCATGTCGGCAGAAAGCCTCAGCGGGCTGGCTGCGCGAAACGCGCGCCAACTGTCTGTTCTGGGTGCCCTGCGTAGCCGTGCTACGCTTGAAGAGATGATCGAAAACGCATCTCTATCGCGCGTGCGCGACTGTTGGACCCGCGTAGCAAGCGATATGAGGCTTGCTCACTCTGCCGTCGGTCCTTCACAAGCGCTTGACCTTTGGTTGGATTAG
- the thrC gene encoding threonine synthase encodes MRYHSTRGGSSGLSFADALLAGLAPDGGLYVPDALPELSQQQIRAFRGKSYADVAFEVIEPFVGGTIDQQSLKVIIDGAYETFRHKAVAPLVQLDKTHFVLELFHGRTLAFKDVAMQFLARAMDHVLAERDARATIVGATSGDTGGAAIDAFLGRERTDMFILYPDGRVSDVQRRQMTTSASDNVHALAVDGTFDDCQRIVKTMFTHERFRDQVSLSGVNSINWARIVAQIVYYFTSAAALGAPDRPVSFCVPTGNFGDILAGWVAKKMGLPIDRLIIATNANDILARTLETGRYEASGVLATSSPSMDIEVSSNFERLLYNALGRDSKAISDLMASLKQSGAFTLSSTARSIIRAEFSAQRADETAVDTAMHDTLKNCGYLLDPHTAVGVHVAGAIEREEALDPAVPIITLATAHPAKFPAAVRHATGQAPQLPEHLSDLMDRDEKMRRLPNDQAAVEAFVLDHARISQPA; translated from the coding sequence GTGCGCTACCATTCCACCCGTGGCGGTTCGTCCGGCCTTTCGTTTGCCGATGCGCTGCTTGCCGGCCTTGCACCCGACGGCGGGCTGTACGTCCCCGACGCGTTGCCTGAGCTGTCTCAACAGCAGATCCGCGCGTTTCGTGGTAAATCCTACGCCGATGTCGCGTTCGAAGTGATTGAGCCGTTTGTCGGTGGGACCATCGATCAACAGTCACTGAAAGTCATTATAGACGGCGCCTACGAGACCTTCCGCCATAAGGCAGTCGCGCCGCTCGTTCAGCTCGATAAGACCCATTTTGTCCTTGAGCTTTTCCATGGCCGCACCCTGGCCTTCAAAGACGTGGCGATGCAATTCCTGGCGCGCGCCATGGATCATGTTCTGGCCGAGCGCGATGCCCGTGCCACGATCGTTGGTGCAACGTCCGGCGACACAGGCGGGGCCGCGATCGACGCCTTCTTGGGTCGCGAGCGGACGGATATGTTCATTCTGTACCCCGATGGCCGCGTCTCGGACGTGCAGCGCAGGCAGATGACCACAAGCGCGTCCGACAATGTGCACGCTTTGGCGGTTGATGGGACTTTTGACGATTGCCAGCGCATCGTGAAAACGATGTTTACGCATGAGAGGTTTCGCGATCAGGTTTCCCTGTCAGGCGTGAACTCGATCAATTGGGCGCGGATTGTGGCGCAGATCGTCTACTACTTCACCTCCGCTGCAGCGCTCGGCGCGCCTGACCGACCCGTCAGCTTTTGTGTTCCAACGGGTAACTTTGGGGACATTCTCGCGGGCTGGGTCGCCAAGAAAATGGGCCTACCGATCGATCGGCTGATCATCGCGACGAACGCCAACGATATTCTGGCTCGTACCCTTGAGACCGGCCGGTACGAGGCAAGTGGTGTTCTGGCGACCAGTTCGCCGTCGATGGATATTGAGGTCTCCTCGAACTTTGAACGGCTGCTGTACAATGCACTTGGCAGAGATTCGAAGGCCATCTCCGACCTTATGGCCAGCCTCAAGCAATCCGGGGCGTTCACTTTGTCCAGCACGGCACGTTCGATCATTCGCGCAGAGTTTTCGGCTCAGCGTGCGGATGAGACAGCCGTGGACACGGCGATGCACGACACCCTCAAGAACTGCGGTTACCTGCTCGATCCGCACACAGCTGTTGGCGTGCATGTAGCTGGAGCGATAGAGCGGGAGGAGGCGCTTGACCCAGCGGTTCCGATCATCACCCTAGCCACCGCTCATCCGGCTAAGTTCCCCGCTGCCGTTCGTCACGCAACAGGCCAAGCGCCGCAGTTGCCCGAGCATCTTTCGGATTTGATGGACCGCGACGAGAAGATGCGGCGGTTGCCAAACGATCAGGCTGCTGTCGAAGCTTTCGTCCTCGACCACGCGCGGATCAGCCAACCCGCCTGA
- a CDS encoding NADP-dependent malic enzyme: protein MDREERAGTAQKARDQLSEAALFFHQYPRPGKLQVTATKPLGNQRDLALAYSPGVAAPCLEIEKEPLAAAKYTARSNLVGVISNGTAVLGLGAIGALASKPVMEGKAVLFKKFAGIDVFDIEVDQTDADAFIETVAALEPTFGGINLEDIKAPECFVIEEALKQRMDIPVFHDDQHGTAIIVTAAVRNALELSGKDIKSIKLVTAGAGAAALACLGLLEQAGLPRENIWITDLEGCVYQGRETLMDPYKDRYAQATDHRTLSDVIEGADIFLGLSAGGVLKPEMVAKMGPSPLIMALANPNPEIHPDEARAVRQDAIICTGRSDYPNQVNNVLCFPYIFRGALDVGARTINTEMKLAAVEAIAALAREEPSEVAARAYGGQSMVFGPDFLIPSPFDNRLILRIAPAVARAAMQSGVANNPIDDFEGYLDQLNRFVFRSGLIMKPVIAQAKADPKRIIYAEGEDERALRAAQVALEDRIAVPILIGRPAVLADRAKRFGLKLKPGQDCEVINPEDDPRYRSYVDAYFEVVGRSGVTPDAARTIVRTDTTVIGAIAVKLGDADALICGLQGGFSGHFSRIRDILGLLDGVSDYSTLSLLIMDKGGYFLTDTYVSYDPTAEEVAETTIRAAHHIRRFGIEPKVALVSHSNFGSRPTSSALKMRKAFQILQDGGIDFECDGEMHADVALSQVLRDRVMPDSHLSGEANLLVMPSLDAANIALNMTKVLGEALHVGPILIGPAKPAHVLTPSVTSRGVVNMTALACVDAQNREDSQG, encoded by the coding sequence ATCGACAGAGAAGAACGGGCCGGTACGGCGCAGAAGGCGCGCGATCAGCTTTCTGAAGCGGCCCTGTTTTTCCATCAGTATCCACGACCTGGGAAACTGCAGGTTACAGCCACAAAACCGCTCGGCAACCAGCGCGACCTTGCCCTGGCGTATTCGCCGGGCGTGGCGGCTCCGTGTCTTGAGATCGAAAAGGAGCCGCTGGCAGCCGCCAAATATACCGCACGCTCGAACCTCGTCGGGGTAATCTCTAATGGAACCGCGGTTCTGGGACTTGGGGCGATCGGGGCCTTGGCGTCGAAGCCGGTGATGGAAGGCAAGGCGGTCCTGTTCAAAAAGTTCGCAGGGATCGACGTGTTCGATATTGAGGTCGATCAGACTGACGCGGATGCGTTCATCGAAACCGTCGCTGCGCTGGAGCCAACCTTTGGCGGGATCAACCTTGAAGATATCAAGGCTCCAGAGTGCTTCGTGATCGAGGAAGCGCTCAAGCAGCGCATGGACATTCCAGTGTTCCATGATGATCAGCACGGGACAGCGATCATCGTGACGGCCGCCGTACGCAACGCACTTGAGCTTTCTGGCAAGGACATAAAGTCCATCAAGCTCGTCACTGCGGGTGCTGGCGCGGCAGCGCTGGCGTGCCTAGGTCTGCTGGAGCAGGCTGGCTTACCAAGAGAGAATATCTGGATCACCGACCTTGAGGGGTGTGTCTATCAGGGTCGCGAAACCCTCATGGACCCGTACAAGGATCGCTATGCACAAGCGACCGATCACAGAACCCTCAGTGACGTCATTGAGGGGGCTGACATCTTTTTGGGACTGTCAGCCGGTGGCGTTCTGAAACCCGAAATGGTCGCAAAAATGGGCCCCTCGCCTTTGATCATGGCGCTTGCCAATCCAAATCCGGAGATCCACCCCGATGAGGCTCGGGCGGTTCGCCAAGATGCGATCATCTGCACCGGACGGTCAGACTATCCCAACCAGGTCAACAACGTTTTATGCTTCCCCTACATCTTCCGTGGCGCGTTAGATGTAGGCGCGCGCACCATCAACACCGAAATGAAGTTGGCGGCTGTCGAGGCGATCGCGGCGCTTGCGCGGGAGGAACCCTCTGAGGTTGCTGCACGCGCCTATGGCGGCCAGTCTATGGTGTTCGGCCCCGATTTTCTTATCCCCTCTCCTTTCGACAACAGGCTCATCTTGAGGATAGCGCCCGCGGTCGCACGGGCGGCGATGCAATCCGGTGTTGCCAACAACCCGATCGACGATTTCGAAGGCTATCTCGATCAGTTGAACCGCTTCGTGTTCCGTTCCGGCCTGATCATGAAGCCTGTGATCGCGCAGGCCAAAGCCGACCCGAAGCGGATCATCTATGCCGAAGGCGAGGATGAACGCGCCTTGCGTGCTGCTCAGGTTGCACTCGAAGACCGGATCGCCGTCCCCATTCTCATAGGACGACCGGCAGTGCTCGCCGATCGCGCGAAACGTTTCGGGCTCAAGCTCAAACCCGGGCAAGACTGCGAGGTCATCAACCCGGAAGACGATCCACGTTACAGAAGCTACGTTGACGCCTATTTTGAGGTTGTCGGCCGCTCTGGCGTGACCCCCGACGCGGCACGGACAATCGTGCGCACCGACACAACCGTGATCGGCGCGATCGCGGTGAAGCTGGGGGACGCAGATGCCCTCATCTGCGGACTCCAAGGCGGCTTTTCGGGCCACTTTTCCCGAATACGGGACATTCTGGGGCTGCTCGACGGCGTGTCGGACTATTCGACGCTTTCGCTGCTTATTATGGATAAGGGCGGCTACTTTCTCACTGACACCTACGTCAGTTACGACCCAACCGCAGAAGAGGTCGCCGAAACAACAATCCGCGCTGCCCATCATATTCGCCGCTTCGGCATCGAGCCGAAAGTGGCCTTGGTTTCGCACTCGAATTTTGGCTCCCGCCCAACGTCATCGGCGCTAAAAATGCGCAAGGCCTTTCAAATCCTGCAGGACGGCGGCATCGACTTTGAGTGTGACGGCGAAATGCATGCTGATGTTGCCCTCAGCCAGGTGCTGCGTGATCGCGTGATGCCGGACAGCCATTTGAGTGGTGAGGCCAACCTCTTGGTTATGCCCTCGCTTGATGCGGCCAACATCGCGTTGAACATGACCAAGGTTCTGGGAGAGGCATTACATGTTGGCCCGATCCTGATCGGACCGGCAAAGCCCGCCCATGTTCTGACGCCTTCAGTTACCTCTCGCGGCGTGGTCAACATGACCGCTCTGGCCTGTGTCGACGCCCAAAACAGAGAAGATAGCCAAGGCTAG
- a CDS encoding LrgB family protein, whose amino-acid sequence MDDVVPDLLELWVFLEATPLLWLTLTVVAYAIADGASKALNRHPLANPVIVAAGLVAVVLVASSTPYATYFSGAQFVHFLLGPATVALAMPLVDNWPEVKRYAVPVIVALAAGAVTAVASVVGIALAFGLDGELLWSLVPKSVTTPIAMGIAVEFGGIASLTAVFVIMTGILGAVMVTPLMNLMRIENMAARGFAAGVAAHGIGTARAFQVSPVAGLFAGIAMALNGLLTALLVPLIAASL is encoded by the coding sequence ATGGATGACGTCGTTCCCGATCTGCTTGAGCTTTGGGTCTTTCTCGAAGCAACTCCGCTCCTTTGGCTCACGCTCACCGTGGTCGCCTACGCCATTGCGGACGGGGCCTCCAAGGCGCTCAACCGCCACCCGCTCGCCAATCCGGTGATTGTTGCCGCTGGCCTGGTCGCGGTGGTGTTGGTTGCGTCTTCCACGCCGTACGCGACTTACTTCTCGGGTGCCCAGTTTGTGCATTTTTTGCTTGGACCCGCGACGGTCGCGCTGGCCATGCCGCTCGTGGACAATTGGCCTGAGGTCAAACGCTATGCCGTGCCTGTGATCGTCGCGCTCGCAGCGGGTGCCGTAACGGCTGTCGCTTCGGTGGTCGGTATCGCGCTGGCTTTTGGCCTTGATGGCGAGCTTCTTTGGTCCCTTGTGCCGAAATCAGTCACAACTCCGATTGCGATGGGCATCGCGGTTGAGTTTGGCGGAATCGCGTCACTGACCGCTGTTTTTGTCATCATGACCGGTATCTTGGGAGCCGTGATGGTCACGCCGCTGATGAACCTCATGCGGATCGAAAACATGGCCGCGCGTGGCTTTGCCGCGGGGGTTGCCGCGCACGGCATCGGAACGGCGCGCGCTTTTCAGGTCAGCCCAGTCGCAGGTTTGTTTGCGGGAATCGCGATGGCGCTCAACGGCTTACTTACAGCGCTGCTGGTTCCGTTGATCGCGGCAAGCCTCTAG
- a CDS encoding CidA/LrgA family protein, with amino-acid sequence MIAAIALILGMQLLGEGAARLFNLGVPGPVIGLVLLACLLALSAGLREIVRPVASTLLVHLSLLFVPAAVGLVQHLGVFADHLWPLLIALGLSTLLTLVVTATAFIVVARMMGPGGTPNPDGQNSDG; translated from the coding sequence GTGATTGCAGCAATTGCGCTCATACTGGGCATGCAGCTGCTCGGGGAAGGCGCTGCGCGCCTGTTCAACCTGGGCGTGCCTGGGCCCGTTATCGGTTTGGTCTTGCTGGCCTGTTTGCTGGCGCTCTCGGCGGGGTTGCGTGAAATTGTCAGGCCCGTTGCGTCCACGTTGCTCGTGCACCTGTCCCTCCTGTTCGTTCCTGCGGCAGTCGGGCTGGTTCAACATCTGGGTGTGTTCGCCGATCATCTTTGGCCGCTCTTGATTGCCCTTGGACTATCCACCTTGCTGACCCTGGTTGTCACAGCCACCGCGTTCATCGTTGTTGCGCGAATGATGGGGCCCGGCGGCACCCCAAACCCCGATGGGCAGAACAGCGATGGATGA